In Fragaria vesca subsp. vesca linkage group LG5, FraVesHawaii_1.0, whole genome shotgun sequence, the genomic stretch CTTGTTTGGAAGGCCAATTTACAAATGATGAGGGAACTGAATTAGTACGTTTAGCTTCACGATGTTTGCAATATGAACCCAGAGAGCGTCCTAATCCAAAGTCATTAGTTGCTGCTTTGGTTCCTCTCCAGAAGGACACAGAGGTTGGATTTTGTGTATTAACTAGTTAGACATATTATTCTTCATGGTTGGGTCTTCTCTTTCAACATGGTGGCACATATCAAATTTTGTGATTTTTTTTATCACTATATATGTTTTTTTCTCTTTCTGGTAAGAGGCTCAGAGACTTTCCAGAACTGTTAGGTTTATACATATACATAAATGTTGTACCGTTTTGGGCTGCACCACTACCATTGAGTAGGCTTGAAAATTTGTGTGTTGCGGAAGCATTGTACATCATTCTATTGTTTATGACTTTATTACAGATTTTACTTGTTCTTCTGTTATTATTTTTGAAAAGTACTTCTTACTTGTTAAGGTCATCCTCAACATTAGATCATGCATTGTGCTTCATCATGAAAGGCTGAACAGTACTTTGCTTTCTGGATGAGCTTTAAGTAAATTTTTCTGCAGGTTCCTTCTCATGTATTGATGGGTATACCACATGGTGCAGCAGCTTTACCTAGTCTATCACCACTTGGTGAAGCTTGTGTCAGGATGGATTTGACAGCCATCCATGAGATCTTAGAAAGCATTGGATATAAGGATGATGAAGGAGCAGCTACTGAGGTTCGTATCTGATATATTATATATTTATTTCTTTTTCATCTTGTGATTTATAAATCTGATTAAATCTTGTCATCTCATCACGTTTAAACCATGCGCCATCATAATATGCTTCTCCAGATTGTTATATTATGCTTTTTGTGATTTTGTCTTCTACTGGATACATTTGTCTTGCAGTTACATGTGCCGTTGAACTTGTATCACACTACATTACTAGTTCAGACATAGGTTGTGCCGTTGTGGTATGCTAATTAAGAGTGGTCTTCTTTCTTTCAGCTTTCATTTCAGATGTGGACCAACCAGATGCAGGAGACATTGAACTCGAAGAAAAAGGGTGATGTTTCTTTCCGTCATAAAGATTTCAGAGCTGCAATTGATTGCTATACTCAGGTTAGATTTTGCTAGCTGCCCTTCTTTGTGTACATGTCCAGATTTGGAAATCAATTCTTGCACAGCAAGACTGAGTGCCATATAAAGTTCTCACAGCTATATAAGTATGATAAGGCCCTCCACAAAAGCATCATTCTCAAATCTCCCCTTTAAAAAGGAGCATTTTTGCCATCAAGCTGACAGTTTGCTCGTGTAACCTGCAGTTTATTGATGTTGGAACCATGGTTTCTCCGACAGTTTTTGCCCGCCGTGGTTTATCTTATCTCATGAGTGAAATGCCACAGGAAGCACTGAATGATGCATCACAAGCCCAAGTGATATCCCCTATTTGGCACATTGCATCCTATTTACAAGCTGCAGCTCTTTTTTCACTTGGAAGGGATGATGAGGCACAAGTAGCGCTTAGAGAGGGCTGTGTACTTGAGACGAAAAGGAATGCAACTGCTTGACAATTCAGTAGTGAAGAGCGAACCCGAGTCTCTTTCCTTTCATTCGACTTTCTTTTTTCTGAAAGGTGAGCAAGACTGTAGACACAGGGATCTCAATTTTTTGGCAACTTGATCAGACTCAAAGTTAACAGTCTTGAAGATAGGCCCTCAGAGTCAAAGCAGAAGTGATCCTTCTGTTTGCGTTGCTGGTTCATTTGTTGTGATCTTGAAGCATTCTTTTGCAATACTATTGGATGGGTTGGTTTGGTCTCTTTGGTGTGGGAGTAACTGGGACAGTTCCTTTGTTTGCGACAAATGAGCCCTTCGTTGTTGTTCATTACCTGTTTCCAATACAACAATCTTGGGAAATTACTATGATGCATATGGAACATTATATTTCTTGTAAAGGGTTCAAACTGTTGTGGATGTTGACTTGTTGCATTGGCAGGGTGAATAGAAAAATTTGTCATATTATTTAATGTACAGTACCATTTGTCATGGTCACTCCTGTTGACATGAAATCAGCTGCTTATGTTCTGTTAACGCTTATCAATAAAATGTGTTTGTTCTTGTAGTACCTCTCCATTTTGCAGGTAATTAGGGGTTAGCTGCAAAACATGCCATGTAGGTTTTGATCATCTATCACGTTAGAGAATCATGTAGAAACTGGAAACCACAGTTTAAGTTGGTTAAGGGGCTCATTCAAAGTGAGCCATAAAATACTTCAATTTTGGATTGGACAGACAGCTGAAAGCACGAGTTCTTTTGCTACCAACTATGCATATTTGCTTGGCAGGTAAAAATAGTGGTTTTATTGAACAGCATACTATTGCAAGAGGATGAGAACACTACAGAGTCCAACACAAGTCCAAGGTGCATCCCAAATGTACAGATAGATCATACGTACTGCAAAACAAAAAGACTTACTAAACTAACGAGCTACCAAGGATTTGGTGTAAACCACACAATTTGATTCAACCCTCGATTCGTATGATCTATAGGAGAATTCAAGGGCTTCACGCTCCTCTTTGTCAGGGAAAACACCCCAAAGTCCTCCACAACATTTGTTTCAACAGAATACCAATCAAAGGCAAAATAGATGCAATTTCTTTCAAGTGTCTGATCATCAGAACCACCATCACCTCTCTCGGAAGAGATGCATTTGTTGTTAACCATGGTCACGAAAAACACCCTACTACCAAGATCACCAATCTCAACCCACCGGGCACCACCACTACTATTACACTCCTCCAACTTCAACACCTGAAATCCTTCAGTCACCTGTGCTACATTGGCCATACGCAAAAGAAGAAACAACTCGTGTGACTCAGAATCCTATACCAAGAACCAAGTCGGAAAATAGAGTCGATTGGTAAGTGTTCTCCCACCAACATCATCAGTGTAACACACAACTAATCTTTCAGCTGTATAGCTAGGAACTCCCCCACTCAATTTTATATCAAACACCATCAAAAACTCCAATGCACTCGAAGTTGCAGCGTATAATTTTCCTGCAGCTATTTCCACATCTCGAAACTCAAGAGCATTCTCGGATTCAGATTCGAAAGCTTCAATGGGTGTCCATGACTTATCCTCCAGCCTACAAAAAGCCAAGCGCCCGTAAAGTAAATTAAGACTAGCCACATAACAGTGCTCCGGCCTAGTCGGTATCGACGAGGCTACAACTTTCTCCTTCTGCATGCATGGTGATGAAGGAAGCATTGTAACACCACCTGTAATGGGATTCAAGAAGAAGTAACGATTCTTATCAAGATACTCGTGCATGATCAACCACCCTTGAACTGATCCAACGCATCTTGGCCGGCCACTTTGCACGAGCGTCGAGATTTTGCGGTGGTCAGTGACAAAGCAACCGTCTTTGAGGAAGAAGAGATGGTCGGAATCGAGTAAAAGCCATGGAAGAAGTTGATGAGAGGCAGGAGAGGTGGTATCGATTAGGGTTCGCCAGGTAGGGCATACCTCACGTAGCTGGAGATACTCTGGGCGAGGTAGGCGGTGCAGAATGAATCGCAGGATGTCTTTTGGGATTTGGTTAGTCCACATCTCATTATCAACGTCGTCTTCATCTTCTTGTTTGTAGCCAAAACAAGAAGTCAGGCATGAACGTATTGTTGATATCATGATCATCATCCTCTTCGGCTTGAACGTACAGATCGATGATTATGTTTCTAGCCTTCTAGAGTTCTAGGGTTATGGATATATTATAGATTTCAAACACTATTTGAACGTGACGGCCATTGGATCAATTCGATCTAGGTTTATATATTTATGCATGTTGATGAAGTCAGTCTAGGATCGATAACCCCGATTGGGAAAGAAATTAATTTGGTTTTCCATTCCAAGTGATTGATTGGTTGTACATAGAGACATGAAAGGAAACAAAAAAAGAGATCTGACTGGAAATTGAATTCAATTACTTTGTCAATGGGTGGTATTCCAATACAATTCCCACTGTCAAAGCCACAATTACATAAATATTTGGAAATTATAAAGAGGTGTTGAAAAATATAATTTTGTATTTCATTAACTTACCAAACATTACAATAGGAATTAATATACTTGATTCCATCATTTAATTTCCAATATCCAGAGTAGGAAACATTCACATGGAAATACCAAAACATATTTTATATCTATTTGGAAAGAAAAATAAATCTATTTCCCATTTTTACTTTCCTGAAAAGTTTCAATAAAGGGCCCAACCGGGTTCGAACCGGTGACCTCTTGATCTGCAGTCAAATGCTCTACCACTGAGCTATGGACCCATGTGTTGACATTTTGGGTGTATTGTCAAAAATACAAGAAACAAAATACTTGAGTTTAGCTAATTTGCCTTTTTAGGTACAATTGCACAAGTAAGCTTAGATTCATGGGACTTGTATATCAGATCATAAATTTCTTGCTTGCTTTAGTGGCTGGTAAACCTTTAAAGAAAAATAAGAATAGCAAAATGTTCACAAATTTACCACATAATTTTACAATTACAATAAGATTGTACATATATTGTCCGCTATTTGACATCATAGGTATTGAGATAATTTGAACCTAGCTAATCAATTTGAACAAGATTCGGAAAGAACAGAAGCCAAACTTAAGATTTGGTATGCTGCCCCAGTAAGTTTGTAAGCTCAAGTCATGGGATTGCTCAAATTAGGATCAAACTTTGTTCTAGTTTAGTATAAACGTTACATAAAATAAATAAAATCAAACTACAGAATCTAACAGTTGCGGGGATAGCTCAGTTGGGAGAGCGTCAGACTGAAGATCTGAAGGTCAGGTGTTCGATCCACCTTCACCGCATTGTGTTTTTATTTCATTGATTAGTTTTTTTTTTTTTTTTTTCCTCACTCTTTTCAATTTCCAGCTATCCATATAAGAGGTAAATCACAATGAAAAATTACATAGAATGCAACCAAGTGAACCAACAACATATCCCCATGAACATTTTACAATGGAACCCTTATTGATAATGAAGCACAAATACAAGCTAAAAAATAAGCTCCATAGAGCCAATAACATTACATACATAATTGAGTTTTCTTCACAACACCCCAAAACTAGTTCTCCATCTCTTCCTCTCCATACTCTTCCTCATCATCTTGTGCCACAGCATCCTGATATTGTTGATACTCCGAAACCAAGTCATTCATGTTACTCTCAGCCTCAGTGAACTCCATTTCATCCATACCTTCTCCTGTGTACCAATGCAAGAAAGCCTTCCTCCTAAACATGACAGTGAATTGCTCTGAAACCCTCCTAAACATTTCTTGAATCGATGTCGAGTTCCCCATGAATGTGGAGGACATGGACAACCCGGTTGGGGCAATGTCACACACACTTGATTTGACATTGTTTGGAATCCACTCCACAAAGTATGATGAGTTCTTGTTCTGTATGTTGATCATTTGTTCATCAACTTCTTTTGTGCTCATCTTGCCACGGAACACGGCCGAGGCGGTGAGGTATCGGCCATGGCGGGGGTCTGCGGCACACATCATGTTCTTGGCGTCCCACATTTGTTGTGTGAGCTCAGGGATGGTGAGGGAACGGTAGAGTTGGGAGCCGCGGGAGGTCAAGGGTGCGAAGCCGACCATGAAGAAGTGGAGACGTGGGAAAGGGATGAGATTCACGGCAAGTTTTCGGAGGTCGGAGTTGAGTTGTCCCGGGAACCGGAGGCAGCATGTGACTCCACTCATGGTTGTGGAGATCAAATGGTTCAGATCACCAACTGTAAAAATGTATGCTACATAGTAAAAACCCTATTCATAATATATGACAAAGTAACTAATCCAATTGTTAAAACAAATTAATTCAGTGAAATGAAACTAGCTCTTATATACATCATCACTAAGTTTAAATCTCTCCTGTGACTACTCATGCATCTCATCTATATGATCATTAACATGTATGTTACTAGCTAGCTAGATTCACGCAGATCATGTTTGTAACTTATGATCCAAATTGATAGTTTGATAACATAACATAACATGATAGTACCAGACGAGTTAACTTTCTGATAATTAAACATTTACAAAACTCTATATCATCTATTTCCGATGCAAGTTTTAGTAGGAAGCTGAAAATGCTACTTACAACTTGGATTTGTGAGCTTGAGAGTTCGGAAGCAGATATCGTAGAGGGCTTCATTGTCAAGGACCATGCACTCATCGGCATTTTCGACTAATTGATGAACAGAGAGGGTGGCATTGTAGGGTTCAACCACAGTGTCTGAGACCTTAGGGGAAGGGAAGACTGAGAAAGTCATCATCATTCTATCAGGGTACTCTTCCCTGATCTTTGATATCAGAAGGGTTCCCATTCCAGACCCTGTTCCACCTCCAAGGGAATGGCAGACCTGGAAGCCTGTAACAAGAACACTTCATTAATCGAAAATCGATATCTTTCACATAATTAGTACTCCTCATCACTTTCATAGTTTTAGTGAATTCTGTCACGGATACGGGTTATCATCGGATCTCATTGTATGAAATGTAACAGCCATGATCTCTAAATGATACACACTTCTCAAACACAATTTTGTCCCATTTCGAATTCAACAATAATATGCAAAGGTCCCCTTTTGAGTTTCTTCCTTACCAAGCTAGATATCAAAGCCATGGAACAGTAATGAGGTAAAAGGAGAGGAAATGAATCAGAAAAGCTTTATATGATATATAGTTTCAAGGTTACCTTGTAGACAATCACAATTCTCTGCCTCTTTACGAACCACATCAAGAACAGCATCGATCAGCTCAGCTCCTTCTGTGTAATGGCCTTTCGCCCAATTGTTCCCAGCTCCATTTTGGCCAAAAACAAAGTTATCTGGCCTGAAAATGTTCCCATAAGGACCTGTTCTCAAGCTATCCATGGTACCTGGCTCAAGGTCCAGCAACACAGCTCTAGGCACATATCGACCTCCATTAGCCTCATTGTAGTACACATTGACTCTCTCAAGTTGAAGATGGGAATTCCCAACGTACTTTCCAGTTTGATCAATTCCATGCTCATCACACATTACCTCCCAAAACTTGCCTCCGATTTGGTTACCGCATTGCCCTGCTTGAACGTGCAAGATTTCTCTCATTTTCGACTATCGAAAAACTTAGGAAGCTAAAGAGGAAGAGAGTGCAGGGAAGGATGAAAACTGTGAAATGGGGAATGAGGAATGGCCCTTTTTGTAGGTGTTAGACTTTGTTATGAAGCTTTCTTCTTTAAAGTGTATGATATTTTGTGTGCTACCAATGGTTATACAAAATTTCCATTTAATAATTTCATGTGGGCTTGTTCAGAGAAGCATGTCAAGCTACCAACAAGAGTTGTGAGCTGGAAAAAGGAACGCGACAACAAGATTCATGCTTGCTCCTCTGGCCACATTCAATCGATCTCAACTATACAACCCCATCCCATTTCACTTCTGTCACAAACAAGATTCCAAAAACACCCACTTTTTCCTTAATTTGGTGAG encodes the following:
- the LOC101308771 gene encoding uncharacterized protein LOC101308771, with protein sequence MISTIRSCLTSCFGYKQEDEDDVDNEMWTNQIPKDILRFILHRLPRPEYLQLREVCPTWRTLIDTTSPASHQLLPWLLLDSDHLFFLKDGCFVTDHRKISTLVQSGRPRCVGSVQGWLIMHEYLDKNRYFFLNPITGGVTMLPSSPCMQKEKVVASSIPTRPEHCYVASLNLLYGRLAFCRLEDKSWTPIEAFESESENALEFRDVEIAAGKLYAATSSALEFLMVFDIKLSGGVPSYTAERLVVCYTDDDSESHELFLLLRMANVAQVTEGFQVLKLEECNSSGGARWVEIGDLGSRVFFVTMVNNKCISSERGDGGSDDQTLERNCIYFAFDWYSVETNVVEDFGVFSLTKRSVKPLNSPIDHTNRGLNQIVWFTPNPW
- the LOC101304093 gene encoding tubulin beta-1 chain-like, whose protein sequence is MREILHVQAGQCGNQIGGKFWEVMCDEHGIDQTGKYVGNSHLQLERVNVYYNEANGGRYVPRAVLLDLEPGTMDSLRTGPYGNIFRPDNFVFGQNGAGNNWAKGHYTEGAELIDAVLDVVRKEAENCDCLQGFQVCHSLGGGTGSGMGTLLISKIREEYPDRMMMTFSVFPSPKVSDTVVEPYNATLSVHQLVENADECMVLDNEALYDICFRTLKLTNPSFGDLNHLISTTMSGVTCCLRFPGQLNSDLRKLAVNLIPFPRLHFFMVGFAPLTSRGSQLYRSLTIPELTQQMWDAKNMMCAADPRHGRYLTASAVFRGKMSTKEVDEQMINIQNKNSSYFVEWIPNNVKSSVCDIAPTGLSMSSTFMGNSTSIQEMFRRVSEQFTVMFRRKAFLHWYTGEGMDEMEFTEAESNMNDLVSEYQQYQDAVAQDDEEEYGEEEMEN